gttgtttatcattttaatttttttttttacaatacccTGGATTGTGTTTTTAGAATTAGATCTTATGTCAATAATTAAAGAATCTAGTTCAATTAGTTAAATAAGATGAGTAAATTATTACAAATCGTTAATATTTATCTTAGATTTTGAATTCCTACCGGTAAGAAACAACTTTTGCCATTaagttaaaatgataatttcctCCTTTctaattatagtaaaaatagGGCATATTAAATAACTATCCTATAGGGGGAAGCAGCACATTATAAAACTACCAATAACTACCAAAGCCAAGGGAAAACTTGCGGAGAGCCATTGGAACTTTGCCTGCCTGACAACACGATTGATTTCCACCACAATTCCTGCAATGTCAGTCCCttccttctctcttcttcatCTCTCCAAAaccagaaaacaaaagaagcaCACCCATCAAAGgaaaaagaatattttgaaaTCAAAAGGATGAgagtgaaagagaaaatgggtTCAAACGCCTTCTTCTCTTCCATTCTCTATTTTTTCCTCCTAGCTACATTGGTCTCCTCTGCCCCATTCCTTTCTGGTACATTCTTTTTCCTCAAGTTGCAACCCTTTTTTACGTGTCACATTTAATGATGGGTACTCATATTTGTTAAGATTGGCTTAATGTGATTGATTTTGTGTGTCAACACAGATGACATATTTGGAGCTGAAGCATCCACTGGCCGTGCCCTCCTACAGGCTAAGAAAGGTAACATTTTGTTCTGCCtcctttctctttatatttctAGTTTTACCTTAATGCATGTACCCTGAAATATTTGTTGTGTTTATACATCTTTAATGGATTTCCTTTCGATTCTAATGTGGAAATCATAATGTAACCAATAGCTTGTTTGATTCTGTGTCTCGGACATGATTTTTCACAATATCATTTTAAGAAGTTAATAGTTATAATTTCCACATCCTAAACGTGATTTCTTACTTCTTAACGATATTCCAAACAGGCGACAAGTAACTAAAATCAGGTTAATTCTTTTGAACCGGATTTTATTGTTCATTCCAtgtgaaaacaaatttttgcaTTATGATTCTCTATGGGGAATAAAGAGATTATATCTGTAAAGCATGTCAAAATTTATTAGGTTCTCCTCAGAAACTCCACCTACTTGGATATTAATTATTGTCCAAATTATTCCTCTTTCtaatctttctttttcctttaaaataaaaatcctttCGATTCTCTGGTTTATGCTCCTTATACATTTCTTTATTTATGGGTGATGTCCAAGTAAAAGAAGGATTGACTACAGGagttatttgtaaaaatattgaGGAAACCACCTAGTCCTTTGATGTTAATTATTTGGAATATGGAGGGTGATATTCCAAATCTTCAAAAGCATAttatttggagaaaaaaaatctttcgtGTTACCTCTCATCCTTTAATTGtacataagaaaaattatactgTTGGCCCAAAAAATGACCCCTTGCTAGAAGACAATGGGTTATGCAAAGGTTGGATGGTGATAGGTAAGCAAAAGCAAAGGAGCTTAGTCCTTTGAATTATTCAATGTTAATTCTCAGCTCTCtatcattagtttttttttttttttttaactttagttTTCCCTCTTCCTATCCTTATCTTTGCAATAATTCTTCCctttttgattcattttactttcttaattttcttttctgagtacttaaagaaaaaattatctaaacaaTACCCAATTGCCCTCGAGAATAGCACcgttatttattattaagaaCCCAAATTTTCTTGTAAGCTCTAGGCAAATGAATCCGAGTATTGTAAGTACTGATAAGTGAAAAATTTACCAATAAAAATTCAGATAAATATCAGTATTTTTCCTTTTGGAAAAAAGTAGGTTTATAACTTACATTTGAAGGTGCTATACTTTTTCATTGATGactaagaaagtaaaaaagtttTAGTGGAGGCATGAGTCACCTATGTTACACTAATGCTTCACCACTGATGAGaatgtatttatcaaaataggTTATCAGAATGGATGTACTTGTGTGCACTCTGAAGTCTGAACCCATTAGCCACGCAAACTTTTATACTCTCTCTTTACAATTTTCCAATGTTGTAGAGGAATTATGGAAAAAAGTTGAACTCTACGGCAGTATTTAGTTTGTCTTTCATctgcattttaaattaaaatactttgtTGCTTTCATTTTATAGAGAGTTCATTAACCAAAACATATCAACTAAAGAGGAAAACAGTTTTGGAATTTGTATCATGAAATAGTTATTTTGGAGAGATTTTCACCCAACCATTCCAAAAAGGTTAATCTCTTCATTGCTTTTGTTTATAAGGATTTTTAgtcaaaggaagaaaaagaaaagagagagacagagcatattaactaaaaaatatattttatttttaggagtGTTAGTAACACGTTCTGTTACTCTTACTCCCATTCCAATACTCACTCTCTTATTAGGTCAAATTTGCCTAGATTTTCACTAAACATGTGGGTTCTATTTCTTACTTAATAGGTCTCATTTCAAAGTAATAAGACCTACATGaatttcaatcaaaataaaaaaaataccttagtAGAACAGAGTTATAGAATGTGatatcaacatttttttcatttttttttcaatgtgaAGCATCTCCTCTAATTTTTTCATGATTGAGCTAATAAAATGAGAACTTATGTGCAGCCTGTGGAGTTGACTTTGAGAACCAGAACTACACAGTCCTCACAAGCCAATGCAAGGGACCCCAGTACCCGCCAAAGGTGTGCTGTGAGGCTTTCAAGCAATTTGCTTGCCCTTTTGCAAATGAGATCAATGACATGACAACTGATTGCTCCTCAGTTATGTTTAGCTACATCAACATCTATGGCAAATACCCCCCTGGCCTGTTTGCCAATGAGTGCAAAGAAGGGAACCAAGGCCTTGATTGCAGCCAAGTCAAACCAGCCAACACTTCtacctcttccaacaccattcATGTGGCTGCTCCTCCTCACTTTTTCTCACTCATGACCATTGCTGCTTTCCTGGGATTCTTGTTCCACTTGTTCTGAAAGGATGATATGTGAAAAATTTAAGAAAGAGTAGCTCTTGTATTATTGAACACTCTTTCCAAGATATTTGGAGTGAGAATTCTATATCCACCCTTCATGTGATATGATGCTTGAATTTATATGATCTGATCAAGAATCGAGATTGCCAAGAAAAGTATATTATTGacaatttcattattatttttttcttcttgttttcctTTATGGATACAAAGTGCAAAATGTGGTTTTGTGCCCTGCACTCTAAACCTTCCTTGAAATTTTTTACAAGGAAAAGTATGTAAAatttgttcatataattattttaatcagtTTATTAGTACTAGTATCTGATATTATTTAGAGTTACTCCTTAGATAATTTGTAGCATGTTAGTACTTTTTTATAATcttgtaaattatatttcaaaaaaaaatattatacataataattttattcaactcAAACAAGATTATCTCTTGTAAAAGATATATGtaatctctaaaaaaatatttttttatggtaaagctggattttattaataatgatcAAAAGCAGAAATTAcatcattataaattatttcgTCTACTTCAAAAGAGACCTCCTCAATCCAGCAATTATCACGATAAATAAAAGATAGAAATGTTAATCTTGGCCCCCTTCCCCGCTAGCAACCATTTGCATTCAGCCTTAACTAGTTTGTTCaaagaattattttaaacaattgtTGTCAATTTAAACACTAACTCATATACCTAAGTAATTTAAGGACTAAACTATAAGTGTAAAAGGACTAGAGATCCTATTTgcctttttttaactttaacgGACAGTATCAAATCAGAATTATAAATGACTTATCTGGAATTTCAGCTAAAATATTATAGTATCATTACACATCATTTTAAAAGCTTATGTAACAAAGCAATTCTtctgaaaactaaaattattatgtGAGAGtgaaaaattagttgaatatatcattaatttattgaataaaaaattgctCAGTGCATGAATAACATCGCCTTCATAAAAGGGAAAAGGGGAAGATGATTTAAGGTGGGGTTATGATTTGTTAGATATTGATATCGTACACATGTACTTATTAAAATTTGGAGTTGGCACACGTCATGGTAGATATGGCTAAAGTGGGTTCTCAAACTTCACACGTCGACTTTGAGAGATACCTTTGTTAATAGAATAGGAGGGGGGACCTACAAAATTAATGACTCTGACTCTCAAGTAAGTATATGACTTAAGAGATAAATATAGAGTAGAAAAACACAAGTATGCAAGCAGGTGTGCATGTGTTCAGGGTTCGACGGAATTTGGTATTTATAGGAGAGGAGTAGAGTTACGGGTCCTTGTTTGTAGAGGTTGTTATAGCCTTTGCAGATAATTCTCTGCTTATAGATAAGAGCTGGtagcttatagataatgttagagataatATGTAGCTTAAGGATAAAGGCTAGGAGATAATTGTACCTTATAGATAATTTGTA
Above is a window of Glycine soja cultivar W05 chromosome 12, ASM419377v2, whole genome shotgun sequence DNA encoding:
- the LOC114378177 gene encoding GPI-anchored protein LLG2-like — translated: MRVKEKMGSNAFFSSILYFFLLATLVSSAPFLSDDIFGAEASTGRALLQAKKACGVDFENQNYTVLTSQCKGPQYPPKVCCEAFKQFACPFANEINDMTTDCSSVMFSYINIYGKYPPGLFANECKEGNQGLDCSQVKPANTSTSSNTIHVAAPPHFFSLMTIAAFLGFLFHLF